The Daphnia magna isolate NIES linkage group LG6, ASM2063170v1.1, whole genome shotgun sequence genome segment TCCGCATCGATTCCGCTCGTCGGCTTTCCACCATTTCGACGTTGTTAGACAAGCCCCTTTCGCCATCAACATCATCTACATGGAAGAAGCCATGCTCTTTCTTTGGGCACACAATCTGTAGCATTCCTCTCTGCCTTTGTAGGGAacagtcccccccccccccaaaaggGAAACCTACAACTGATCCATCATCGATCGCCCTACAAGCCGCCACGATAGAAGCAAGGATTAATGTACGAACTTTAATCTAGCGTTCGTTCCCTCCTCCTCCCGCTTTGTATCTTATGTTtaaatcaagaaaacaaaaggctcaatgaaacaaaaaaacaaatgacatggaaaataaaaagaatccaCGAATAGAAAagcatattaaaaaaaagtaggtGCGTTAGTGTCCTGCCTTCATGGCGTCTTCATTAGACGGGGGGGTACACAGTGAGAAATGTAACGCAAAAAAGGGCCCCTCATTACAGATAGCTTCGTTAGGCGAACTCACTTCTTCAAAGATTTATttgtcatctttttttttctattgtaatGAGCtcgcaaaaaataaaagagagttGATCATTATTTTGCTTCCCGCGCTTGTTGTCATTAATTGCTAGGTCCCAAATCGCTTTCCTGTCCGCTATTAAATGCACAGTGCAATTTTATCAGCACCTTTTCCGccattgaaaataaataaacaactgAGCAACAACTGAGCAAATAGTGCCTTTTCATACGAGAATGTTGTCCCGCGAAAAATGTTCAACAAGGCACACTTTGTGCGCAATGACAGCACAACAATGATCAAATTGCTCCGATGGACAATCGCTTCCGAAAGGACGAGCGCTGAATACTCAAAgacataataataattttgaaaaattgtaGTCATGAATTTGTTGGTACGTATAGAATGCTATCGCCCCTGGCTTATAACTCCCAAAAATCGAAatcagatttaaaaaaaatgaatgaagaaATCAAGTGTGAAAACGTCGTTAATTGAGCAAAACAAACACGCGATAGAGAGTTTAATTTGCGTTGTCACCTGTCGATAGATCGAATGTCGTAATGCGATCCTGCCCGTCGGCATAATCaacgaaagaaagagaaagctCCAGACCATTTCGACAAACATAGAAAACGACATAGTTTTCCAACTGAGAAAAACGCTTCAAAACAAAACCTGACTTCTTGTTTATTCCATCATGATTGAATTTAACTAGTAGCAATTGAGAACTAGTCTCCCCCCGAAGCTGTTTTTCTAGGTTCATTCGGAGCGATTTCACTCGTTTTTACCaaccaccttttttttctttttccctatctctctGGCTGAATCGATACAACTATAAATGGCTCGAAGTAAAGCTCGACTATACACCCCGCTGATAATTTACAATCGGGCCCGTCATTAGCGTTGCTAGAGCTTTCTAAATGAGATTCGAAGGCAAAATCGGGCTACGTTGGGCTTTGCTAGCTGGCAGCGTTCTACCTCCCCCATCAGTGAATTCAAATAAGGCCAGGTTCAAAGGCAGTGCAGAGTACGCGAGCGTAgactagaaagaaaaagagagactGAAGGTGCTAGATAGGGTATCTATATCTTTGAAGGATGGAGAGCACGTCGACGGGAGAGACTTACCTACGTAGAACTTTGATCTCGTTCTCTAGCGAGTCCTCTTTGCCTTTGAGCGCCGTCTTGTCGATGATTTTGACGGCATACAGTTTGCCAGCTTCCGTTTTCGATTCCGCCAGCCGAACTTGTGAGAACGCACCTCTACAATTAAAAGATAGAATCGTGTTATTGAAATAATCATTTTTCAAGACAAAAACGGCGAAAACATCAAATAAAGAACTTGAACTTGTCGTCGAATGTGTCGAACAAGGATTCAGCATTTCTGTCAAACATGGCAGCCAACAGCAGTCCCATTTTTAAGAAAAACGAGTTTGTCGGTTTGATATTCGAAGAATGCCATATGCTATGAATTATCCAATAGATCGTCCACTTGACCTTCAACGTAAGCTGCTTAATACCCAAGTCATCGACTAGATGCTGCTTTCGAACTTGCTAcccgcgtttttcttttcaataaaACGTACGTGTCCTTTCACTTCGTTGTTTTATATTTCTCTTTTGGGCACAGCACGATTCAGGCCGAGAAATTAAACCACATGAAATTTTTTGatgcggtttttttttttctctctctctctctcacatGGATACGAAATAGGCAATGACTTTCCCGAGTACCCCACACAAGTTGTGCTTGTCTAACCATCCGTCTTCATTCCCGAAAATATATTCAGGTCCTTGCGGTCGGAAATCGGGACTCGAAACAGAGGTTCAATGACGGGTGGGGGGTGGGTAAGAGAAAGTGAGACTGCGTGCCTACGTGGCCGCAGGGATTCTAAAAGGAAGCTACACACAATGATGGGCTGAAATGGAAAGTGGAATGTAATTCAGGCCAGCTGAAATGTTCCAACTGAACCGCGTCAAACGAGAAACCTTCCACCCTGCTGTCATCCCCCTTCTCCTGCTTTTCATgaacacacacagacacacacctatatatatattttttttttaaataaaagaaagacattctgaCCTCAATTGGGGGAACCAGTTTCAACATTGAAAACCACTACAACCTGAAAAAGAGCCCAATGTCTCACGCATGCCACTCAAAGAGAAGTCTTTGGCTTCCCAGTATGCATAGTGAAATACATGTGCATCAGACTATAGGGAGCCACTGTCTCGCTTGAAAAATCTTATGGTGGTTAGTAGGAAAAGAGTCATCACATATTAAGGAAACCAGGACTAGCCATTACTAAAGCAACAATGTGGTAAACTTACGTTCCAAGGAGGTCTTTCAATTCATATCTATCTTCCAGGGATGGCGAGGATTTATCATCTTTTTTCAAGAGATTGGTGCTCTTCTTACTGGACTCCTTATCTTTATCACGTTTACCAAAAAAAGGCATTTTGGATAAGTGTAGCACTAAGAACTGTTAGATTGTCTGCAGTCTCAGTAAATGGTCACTTCAGTGTCAGTAGCAATCAAGACACTTCACTCCTTTACACCattcttctcctttttctgCACTATCAGGTGTGTGGTCAACAGCGAGCCAATTGTTGCATTCGAAAAGGATCTGCAGAATATATAGAAAAGTCATAAGATCAACAAGGATTAATTTAAAATATCAAAACTGTCAAATGTAACCAGGtgaattcatttgttttgcaATTGCCATACGGATACAATTTTCTGTGAATAATTAATAGTTTCACTCGCAGTCAGTCGAAACAAAACTGTTGAACGTGAGGCGGGAAATTGAAGCTTAAGAACCACTACCTTTTGTCAGGGCAACTGTTGGCTGTACAtttctttcaaacaaacaGGATCGTTCACTGCGACCTGAGCTCACGACCGCTGACTGTTCACTGACAGCCAATCCTAACCAAACTAAACGGGAGTCACGAAAAAAACTGCACCGAACACTGGGAGCTGTCAGGCCCACACAATTTCGTCTTTCCGAGGTGCGTAGCACCACACTAGCACCATCTGGAGACGAAGATCTTGCACGCACGAAATTCGTCTCAGCCAGTCTCAGCAAAAAGGTAAGaaatgacatttaaaaaatgctaGTGTGGTATACCTTTTTTATGTTATTACGAATATGATCCGAtcgttttaaaattaaaacgtTGTGCAGTAGACTCAAATGTTTGGATTGTGAGTGAAATGAATGATAAAGGTACACGACATTCGCCCATTAACCACGAATACGCCAGCAACACTAGTCGCATGCTTGTATCCACATATGAGTAGTCTACTGTTAATATTTCTACAGCTGCTTCTCACGCTAAAGATTGATTGAGTGACCTTGAAACAAGACTTTACTAGCACACTAGAAGCATATAATAATTTGTAATCGGTTCATAACGGATCTAAAGGAAAGATAATATGTTCTGCGGGTTAATACTTAGCAATAGTCCTATTCTAGTCTCAATTTTCACTCGGTTTTGtactaaaatttaatttaaaaaatagcctTGGAGGGTAGTAAATAATTACCTCTCAACCCTAACCATTAAGAAGTTCATAACTTAACCTAGTAAAACAGAAAGCTAGGCAAgtaaagattttttaaaaactacttTTGCcccgcaaaacaaaaataacgcTTAGAGTAACAAATGAATGTGATTGTTACCATCCATGTACTAAAGCATAAGCGATTTACAACTCCATACAAAATGCCATGAATCTACGTATCGTATTTATCGTTACAGATTTGGATTCAAAGTGCTTGAAAGTTAAAACAATAAAgattctaaaataaaaaaatggtcCATGGAtttctaatatttttttatttgtgaacgCCATCTTTTGAGAAATTATTGAAATGGATATGTAAACACAACCGAAATCTGATCACGAGTGTTTGCCTTGCCATCTCATCGCAACAAGAAATCAGCTGTTAGTAACCCCCTTTGTGATCGACCACCAGCAAAGGATCCGTATTATCTCCAACCAATTCTTCTAAATCTTCTATGACACATTATTTGTGAAGAATGGAAACTGAAGCAAACGATCTCGTTTTTTGCTTGATTTTTCtcttgattctttttttctcctcaGTTTGTTACTTTTTGGTTTATTCTGGCTTGTTTACTCCTATTGAAATCAGGGCTCAACGCCCTTCGTTTACCAGCCTGCGTATTGCGTATAAGTTTGCTCGAGGTCCATATAAGAATGCCGGTCATCTGTTTACAGAAGCACATAGCCTAATACCGGAATTGAAAACCATTGGGATATACTATGATGATCCACAACAGGtataatgatttaaataatgGAAAACAAGTTGCAACATTCCAATAGGCTAAAAGCGTTTTAAGATATGATATCCTATAGTTTTCTCCTAGTAGCATTCTTTGATAAACTAATGTCTACTCTAAAATTGTTGTAGGTCAATCCATCAGAATTAAGATACTGTGTTGGAATAATTCTGTCTGAAGGTGAATCTGAACCTGATAATGCTCACCTTTCAACTTGTCTTGAATATGGATTCAAGGAATTAGTTTTGCCAGCAGTAGATCATGCTGTACTAACAACCTTTCCTTTCAAAAGCACTGTATCAATTTTCATTGGTGTAGCACGTGTGTACCCTAAGCTAGCTGAATATATAAAGGTAATATTGCTCTTCTGAAACCAATTTGTTATCTTTAAGCATAAATTatgttgttatttttaattacctAGGAAAGCAAACTGTGTGCTCATCCAATGATAGAAATTTATGAG includes the following:
- the LOC116924826 gene encoding testis-expressed protein 264 homolog isoform X2, which encodes METEANDLVFCLIFLLILFFSSVCYFLVYSGLFTPIEIRAQRPSFTSLRIAYKFARGPYKNAGHLFTEAHSLIPELKTIGIYYDDPQQVNPSELRYCVGIILSEGESEPDNAHLSTCLEYGFKELVLPAVDHAVLTTFPFKSTVSIFIGVARVYPKLAEYIKESKLCAHPMIEIYEDDKIVFMSPLSKQDEFYVKETQEEELTNSAAEENQEETQELIHHQINHSNDKQEETEKSQMNGVMEDSDESSGSSFEELTHS
- the LOC116924826 gene encoding testis-expressed protein 264 homolog isoform X1, with translation METEANDLVFCLIFLLILFFSSVCYFLVYSGLFTPIEIRAQRPSFTSLRIAYKFARGPYKNAGHLFTEAHSLIPELKTIGIYYDDPQQVNPSELRYCVGIILSEGESEPDNAHLSTCLEYGFKELVLPAVDHAVLTTFPFKSTVSIFIGVARVYPKLAEYIKESKLCAHPMIEIYEDDKIVFMSPLSKQDEFYVKETQEEELTNSAAEENQGKMSVISLDSVLNINHTADSEETQELIHHQINHSNDKQEETEKSQMNGVMEDSDESSGSSFEELTHS